One Fuerstiella marisgermanici DNA window includes the following coding sequences:
- a CDS encoding GNAT family N-acetyltransferase has protein sequence MTDSPSLPMDVDELRIRRLKADDAADLLELYSLPSVSEFEIWGPWNSDFVEATLCSQAEIQPGDPGVALMLAVELVPEQKLIGEVQLTIHSIENGQGEIGFSFHPDYCRRGFATKVVNAVLQYGFKTLDLHRIIANVDVRNERSIRLLERIGMRREAHFVHVMRHEEKWIDDYVYALLQHEWKAVS, from the coding sequence ATGACGGACTCGCCATCGCTGCCGATGGATGTGGACGAACTCCGCATCCGCCGCCTCAAGGCAGACGACGCGGCCGATCTACTGGAACTGTATTCGCTCCCTTCCGTTTCCGAATTCGAAATTTGGGGTCCGTGGAATAGCGACTTCGTCGAAGCCACGCTCTGTTCACAAGCAGAAATTCAGCCAGGCGATCCGGGCGTGGCGTTGATGCTGGCTGTGGAACTTGTTCCCGAACAAAAATTAATTGGCGAAGTTCAACTAACGATACACAGCATCGAAAACGGGCAGGGTGAGATCGGCTTTTCCTTCCACCCCGATTATTGCCGACGCGGGTTTGCCACGAAGGTTGTGAACGCTGTGCTGCAGTATGGTTTTAAGACGCTTGATCTGCACCGCATCATTGCCAACGTAGACGTTCGCAACGAACGATCCATTCGCCTACTGGAACGCATCGGAATGCGTCGAGAAGCTCACTTTGTGCACGTCATGCGACACGAAGAAAAGTGGATCGATGACTACGTCTATGCGTTGCTGCAGCACGAATGGAAAGCCGTATCGTAA
- a CDS encoding CocE/NonD family hydrolase, producing MPALSKAHDLFPNPDVPRRTTPAFRRSRLTWLCVTLCLTCAISSAQPANGQDELDLPGVSEKHQMIPMRDGKSLSAYLYFPVGDGPWPVVFEQRYASVRGKSTRLAAAKLARAGYVVALVNFRGTQLSEGHYVGYRALQWGELQDGYDTCEWLGTQKWSTGKVGTFGSSQGGYAQNYLAVTQPPHLVCQHMTDTGLSLFQEGYRIGGTTRPERFKGMDGVCRDPADNRRLMAEWFKHPNYDEYWQAEDCTLHFDKMNVPCFTTGSWYDFMNQGSIASFQGRQHRGGQDSRGKQQLVIGPWLHGRLNKGHKVGELTYPENAAWPAEDYMVKWFDHFMKGKDNGVDTEPNVRYYVMGAVGEPGSPGNEWRAADDFPPAADEVSFYLQQDGELKTETPASTNSSTSYESDPLNPMQIPGRAFPGARDARPFEQQSQVLTFTSEPLTHPIEWTGRAQAELFVSSTARDTDFIVRISDVYPDGRSILIVGYPLRARYREGFDHEALLKPGEVYKLAFPVGWLSQIFNKGHRIRVTVASTGAPFYEPNPQTGKPLTIEFPDDAVKATNTLHHSATHASRIIATVVKSVP from the coding sequence ATGCCTGCCTTGTCTAAAGCTCACGACCTGTTTCCCAACCCCGACGTTCCGCGGCGCACGACACCGGCGTTCCGACGCAGCCGGCTCACTTGGCTATGTGTGACACTGTGTCTCACCTGTGCGATCTCCAGTGCACAGCCGGCAAACGGTCAGGACGAACTCGACCTGCCGGGCGTAAGCGAAAAGCATCAAATGATTCCGATGCGCGATGGCAAGTCGCTGTCTGCGTATTTGTATTTTCCCGTCGGTGATGGTCCGTGGCCGGTAGTTTTCGAACAACGCTACGCCAGCGTTCGAGGCAAGTCGACTCGCCTGGCCGCAGCAAAGCTGGCGCGAGCGGGCTACGTTGTGGCGTTGGTCAACTTTCGCGGCACGCAGCTTTCGGAAGGTCACTATGTGGGCTATCGAGCTCTGCAATGGGGCGAACTGCAGGATGGCTACGACACGTGCGAATGGCTGGGAACACAAAAGTGGAGCACCGGCAAAGTGGGAACCTTTGGCAGTTCTCAGGGCGGCTACGCTCAGAACTACCTGGCGGTCACTCAGCCGCCTCACCTTGTTTGCCAGCACATGACGGACACTGGCCTGAGTCTTTTTCAGGAAGGCTATCGAATTGGCGGGACAACTCGCCCCGAACGCTTCAAGGGGATGGATGGCGTCTGCCGTGATCCGGCCGACAATCGCCGGCTGATGGCCGAATGGTTCAAACATCCAAACTACGATGAGTACTGGCAGGCAGAAGACTGCACACTGCACTTCGACAAAATGAACGTGCCTTGCTTCACCACGGGAAGCTGGTACGACTTCATGAACCAGGGCTCCATCGCCAGCTTTCAGGGTCGTCAACATCGCGGCGGTCAGGATTCGCGCGGCAAGCAGCAACTGGTGATCGGTCCGTGGCTGCACGGTCGGCTAAACAAGGGCCACAAAGTCGGAGAACTCACTTACCCCGAAAACGCGGCGTGGCCTGCCGAAGACTATATGGTGAAGTGGTTCGATCACTTTATGAAGGGCAAAGACAACGGCGTCGACACCGAGCCAAACGTTCGATACTACGTGATGGGTGCCGTCGGTGAACCGGGTTCGCCGGGTAACGAATGGAGAGCGGCAGACGACTTTCCTCCCGCCGCCGATGAGGTATCGTTTTATCTGCAGCAAGATGGAGAGCTAAAAACTGAGACACCGGCTTCGACCAACAGTTCTACCAGTTACGAAAGTGATCCACTCAATCCAATGCAGATACCTGGCCGAGCGTTTCCCGGTGCAAGAGACGCTCGTCCGTTTGAACAGCAATCTCAGGTCCTCACGTTCACAAGTGAGCCGCTAACACACCCCATTGAATGGACCGGTCGTGCGCAGGCAGAACTGTTCGTTTCTTCAACGGCGCGGGACACCGACTTCATCGTCCGCATCAGCGATGTGTATCCCGATGGTCGGTCGATCCTGATCGTCGGCTATCCGTTGCGAGCTCGTTACCGTGAAGGTTTCGATCACGAAGCGTTGCTGAAGCCGGGTGAAGTATACAAGCTGGCGTTTCCTGTGGGATGGTTGAGCCAGATCTTCAACAAAGGGCATCGCATTCGAGTCACCGTCGCCAGCACGGGGGCACCTTTCTATGAACCAAACCCGCAAACCGGCAAACCGTTGACGATCGAATTCCCGGACGATGCCGTCAAAGCAACCAACACGCTCCACCACAGTGCGACGCACGCCTCAAGAATCATCGCCACGGTTGTGAAGTCAGTCCCATGA
- the nrfH gene encoding cytochrome c nitrite reductase small subunit gives MPAHDAGTELPSSDSQPAPTEKRSSRFGNGAIVFAVFLGILSGLGTFTFGYGKGASYLSNNPQSCVNCHAMQDHMDSWQQSSHHHVAVCNDCHLPHDFVGKWVTKADNGFFHSLAFTFGGYKDPIQIKPRNRRVTQGTCISCHGDLVHPLLPAVNGQDMLKCVHCHTDVGHAGR, from the coding sequence ATGCCAGCGCATGATGCCGGCACTGAATTGCCATCCAGTGACAGCCAACCGGCACCCACAGAAAAGCGATCTTCTCGATTTGGGAATGGTGCGATTGTGTTCGCCGTGTTCCTGGGAATCCTTTCCGGGCTTGGGACCTTTACGTTCGGCTACGGCAAAGGGGCCAGTTACTTGAGTAACAATCCGCAGTCGTGTGTGAACTGTCATGCGATGCAGGATCACATGGATTCGTGGCAGCAAAGCAGCCATCATCACGTCGCTGTTTGCAATGATTGTCACCTGCCGCACGACTTTGTGGGCAAGTGGGTGACGAAGGCGGACAACGGCTTCTTTCATTCGCTGGCGTTCACGTTTGGTGGATACAAAGACCCGATTCAGATTAAGCCTCGCAATCGACGGGTCACGCAAGGTACGTGCATCTCCTGTCACGGAGACCTGGTGCATCCATTGCTTCCCGCCGTGAACGGTCAGGATATGCTCAAGTGTGTGCATTGCCACACGGATGTCGGTCACGCCGGTCGCTAA